One window of the Cydia amplana chromosome 26, ilCydAmpl1.1, whole genome shotgun sequence genome contains the following:
- the LOC134660084 gene encoding uncharacterized protein LOC134660084 gives MGASMEVEPCVKGSVAGHVSMDAFRMVQGLSQLANLPEPPKDAIQMLLSSVQFDQTDQPGSASGHASEKLNGKRKSPKKGENTFCCERCSRTYASKWSLKRHVDKAHPVKRRRLVMTAVLECEECDFMCASQAALETHLKRHNSTQKTKSPRSKCVFCDKVCVAIYDHYTRKHNIEYPEQVMFDNGNVLVHSSINTDKGKAPWFLKEKEKMNRYTDVTCRLCEVEPRFNNREILESHYEMNHMVDPNMLENLNHVFRAEKGAHLIDLPASQSPKRRQSDIRTPIKKKVSIAGNEDKHGSKVNSERNNQASKPKQSSGFPCQECDLVYTTEALLNTHQKETHAPKTENKTKHEKYQCCLCYKYIVGLYKHYGNVHNIDNPEQILFNNGRVLVRTDIDTKCGQAPWFISQKEKAENKYTPNTCRLCEADFSGAGVSLDRHYLKGHKVDQDALKRLDNLRCMFRADNGAHLADLPTSTTKAKPQRRASSFHSTSRRGNSESKFKSGPNAERDSKAGESEQNVSGLIIYQCAECGVAATTCDASIEHAQLHHFPSYTPIPQTCAVCKFSFEAQCFADHSSNHLNNNEYKIVKFHPSKLLDNWSDMFEGLSESHADRIKSSSTYQHTRRVKMNSSAASGIPLYQCGKCELYVRPKDVEGHCYNKICLENQTPGHFCSDCDIYFFTSVALTEHEKDHKDYGPEFFRTVTFNCMVDEPINRALQNIQNNSISKETSHDITETQQRNRGKEIKILENSVVSVFCDYCRKSIIHSEFEAHAATHNQSADSSQCEENQMTEEEPNSVESNITGHNSGEVIPQTDVNDKENQETEVAQERNTVEGHSGDITRQSDVNDTVTNGGGTVEPWNSDTDSCNSLLLPVSSFDVRVEVHVQKQEDNDTNNYELQDILDEFSEEMANDLKHDIQLLRLKLFGMTYIPDENINNEDLLDAKSETTERGETGDDNRDQDDINDKDELIETTGNQIENEINSNNNKTNDANENAKDSNDNDDIIIEIIDDSDSDDEIEFQAEHQESGAKPSSRDILTRMLSKEE, from the coding sequence ATGGGTGCGTCGATGGAAGTGGAGCCGTGCGTCAAGGGCTCCGTCGCGGGCCATGTCTCGATGGACGCCTTCCGTATGGTCCAGGGCTTGTCCCAACTTGCCAACTTGCCTGAACCCCCTAAAGACGCCATTCAGATGCTCCTCTCCAGCGTCCAATTCGACCAAACTGACCAACCTGGGTCAGCCAGCGGTCATGCCTCAGAAAAACTAAATGGGAAACGTAAAAGTCCCAAAAAAGGAGAGAACACTTTTTGTTGTGAGCGTTGCTCTCGAACTTACGCCAGCAAATGGAGTTTAAAAAGACACGTTGATAAAGCACATCCGGTTAAACGCAGAAGGCTCGTGATGACTGCAGTTCTTGAATGCGAAGAGTGTGATTTCATGTGCGCCTCTCAAGCGGCACTTGAAACGCACTTGAAAAGGCATAACTCTACACAAAAAACAAAGTCCCCGAGATCTAAGTGCGTTTTTTGTGACAAAGTATGCGTAGCCATTTACGATCATTACACTAGAAAACATAACATAGAATATCCAGAACAAGTAATGTTTGACAACGGGAATGTGCTGGTCCATTCGTCAATTAACACAGACAAAGGGAAGGCTCCGTGGTTtttgaaagaaaaagaaaaaatgaaTCGGTACACGGACGTCACCTGCCGTTTATGCGAAGTGGAACCTCGGTTCAATAATCGAGAGATTTTGGAAAGCCATTATGAGATGAACCATATGGTTGATCCGAATATGTTAGAGAACCTTAACCACGTATTTAGGGCAGAGAAAGGGGCTCATTTGATCGATTTGCCTGCATCGCAGTCCCCAAAACGCAGGCAGTCCGATATAAGAACTCCAATCAAAAAGAAAGTGTCCATCGCAGGGAATGAAGATAAGCATGGCAGCAAAGTTAACTCTGAAAGAAATAACCAAGCGAGCAAACCCAAACAGAGTAGTGGATTTCCTTGCCAAGAATGCGATCTAGTTTATACCACAGAAGCGCTTTTAAATACACATCAAAAGGAAACTCATGCTCCTAAAACAGAAAACAAGACAAAACATGAAAAGTACCAATGTTGTTtatgttataaatatattgtaggCCTTTATAAACACTACGGGAATGTACACAACATTGATAATCCTGAACAAATTCTGTTTAACAACGGTCGCGTTCTGGTGCGTACTGATATTGACACCAAATGTGGGCAGGCCCCTTGGTTTATAAGTCAAAAAGAAAAGGCGGAGAATAAATACACGCCGAACACTTGTAGATTGTGCGAGGCTGATTTTTCTGGCGCCGGCGTAAGCCTGGATAGACATTACTTGAAAGGACATAAAGTTGATCAGGATGCGTTGAAAAGGCTTGATAACCTTCGGTGCATGTTCAGAGCTGACAATGGGGCACATTTGGCTGATTTACCCACGAGCACTACGAAGGCAAAGCCCCAGCGGAGAGCTTCATCGTTCCACAGCACATCTCGCCGAGGAAACTCTGAAAGCAAATTCAAATCTGGACCTAACGCTGAACGTGATTCTAAAGCAGGGGAGAGTGAGCAAAATGTGTCTGGACTGATCATATATCAGTGCGCGGAATGCGGGGTAGCCGCGACCACGTGCGATGCCTCCATCGAGCACGCTCAGCTCCACCACTTTCCTAGCTACACGCCCATACCACAGACCTGCGCTGTCTGCAAATTCTCCTTCGAAGCTCAATGCTTCGCCGACCACTCCTCGAACCATTTAAACAACAATGAGTACAAAATAGTAAAGTTCCATCCTTCTAAATTGCTGGACAATTGGTCTGACATGTTTGAAGGCTTGTCCGAATCTCATGCGGACAGAATTAAGTCTTCCAGTACTTATCAGCACACCAGAAGGGTTAAAATGAACTCGAGTGCGGCTTCAGGAATACCTCTGTATCAATGCGGTAAATGTGAGCTGTACGTTCGACCGAAAGACGTTGAAGGGCACTGTTATAATAAGATTTGTTTGGAAAATCAAACTCCCGGACACTTTTGTTCGGATTGCGATATATACTTCTTCACTTCCGTAGCTCTGACGGAACATGAGAAAGACCATAAAGACTATGGACCCGAGTTTTTTAGAACAGTCACTTTCAACTGTATGGTGGATGAACCTATAAACAGAGCTTTGCAAAACATCCAAAACAACTCAATTTCTAAGGAAACTTCTCATGACATTACAGAAACACAGCAGAGGAATAGGGGGAAAGAGATTAAAATCCTCGAAAATTCTGTGGTCAGTGTCTTTTGTGATTATTGTAGAAAATCGATCATACATTCAGAGTTTGAGGCTCATGCAGCCACTCACAATCAAAGCGCAGATAGTTCACAATGTGAAGAGAATCAGATGACCGAAGAAGAACCAAATAGTGTAGAATCTAACATTACAGGACATAATTCTGGAGAAGTTATCCCTCAAACTGACGTCAACGATAAAGAGAATCAGGAGACCGAAGTGGCACAAGAGCGAAATACTGTTGAAGGTCACTCTGGAGACATTACCCGTCAAAGTGACGTAAACGATACAGTGACCAACGGAGGAGGTACAGTGGAGCCATGGAATAGCGACACAGACTCGTGCAACAGCCTCCTACTCCCCGTCTCATCGTTTGATGTTCGCGTAGAGGTTCATGTACAGAAACAAGAAGATAACGATACTAACAATTATGAACTCCAAGATATTTTAGATGAGTTTAGTGAGGAAATGGCAAATGATTTAAAACACGATATACAACTTCTGAGACTTAAGTTATTCGGCATGACTTATATACCAGATGAAAACATAAATAATGAAGATTTGCTAGATGCAAAGAGTGAAACAACGGAACGTGGAGAAACAGGTGACGATAATCGAGATCAGGACGACATTAATGATAAAGATGAATTGATTGAAACAACTGGAAATCAAattgaaaatgaaataaattccAATAACAATAAAACGAATGATGCAAATGAAAATGCAAAAGATTCgaatgataatgatgatatCATCATTGAAATAATTGatgatagtgatagtgatgatgaaaTAGAATTTCAAGCTGAACATCAAGAATCAGGTGCTAAACCTTCGTCAAGGGACATTTTAACTAGAATGTTGTCCAAAGAAgaataa